The Thermodesulfobacteriota bacterium genome contains a region encoding:
- a CDS encoding TRAP transporter small permease, translating into MFRAVLRLVDKVLSFIEDWILFLTVFSAMVALFFNVATRYLMTYTMTWPEEFVRQVIMVTTFVGCAVAVRNRALIRIDALPNLLPWLKKPLDFVNHAVVFVFGVFSIHVGMMLVELQSRTGQLTTILKIPTVILYCVLPLMGGLMILRQIQVVVEDITGRSIHD; encoded by the coding sequence ATGTTTCGAGCCGTCCTGCGCCTCGTGGACAAGGTCTTGTCCTTCATCGAGGACTGGATCCTGTTCCTGACGGTCTTCTCCGCCATGGTGGCCCTGTTTTTCAACGTGGCCACCCGTTACCTCATGACCTACACCATGACCTGGCCCGAGGAGTTCGTCCGACAGGTCATCATGGTCACGACCTTCGTGGGGTGTGCCGTGGCGGTTCGCAACCGGGCCCTGATCCGGATCGACGCCCTCCCCAATCTCCTGCCCTGGCTCAAGAAACCGCTGGACTTCGTCAACCACGCGGTAGTCTTCGTGTTTGGAGTCTTCTCCATCCACGTCGGGATGATGCTGGTCGAGCTCCAGAGCAGAACCGGGCAGCTCACCACCATCCTCAAGATCCCCACGGTCATTCTCTACTGCGTCCTGCCCCTCATGGGCGGTCTCATGATCCTGCGGCAGATCCAGGTCGTCGTCGAAGACATCACCGGCAGGTCCATCCACGATTGA
- a CDS encoding TRAP transporter large permease — protein sequence MDADIVYVLAIFIGLLGLTVPVYLSLFFAGIIGMAFFAQAMMPLDIQAMLLLEGFYKSMDNSSLVAVLFFVLCGNIMTAGSIVEKLLGFAKALVGFFPGGLGMAGILACALFGAISGSTVATVVAIGGFMIPALVHEGYDERYAIGVMTTAPILGIIIPPSVSMILYSAVTNDSLAALFMTGYTPGLLIVASFCFYSYVVARRGGLTMQKPYTLSQFVGAIRESIWAILLPLIIFLGIYSGAFTANEAAVVACVYAFIVEIFIHRDMTLGEAKKIIVSSAVTSATLLIIVAGSSVFGKFLTVERLPEFIANAVTSNIASQWVFLLVVNLFLLGVGMFMDIVSATIIITPILLPLLHKFEINSLHFGILMTMNLGIGYVTPPVGVSLYIASTISRRDLVFVLRSVMPFILIQLGILALLTYWPDFTLWLPKIFYPAAVEAGAGVGLDPSGGL from the coding sequence ATGGATGCCGACATCGTTTACGTCCTCGCCATATTCATCGGGCTTCTGGGCCTGACCGTTCCGGTCTATCTGAGCCTGTTTTTCGCGGGCATCATCGGTATGGCATTCTTTGCCCAGGCCATGATGCCGCTCGACATCCAGGCCATGCTCTTGTTGGAGGGGTTCTACAAGAGCATGGACAACTCGTCGCTCGTGGCCGTGCTCTTCTTCGTCCTGTGCGGAAACATCATGACCGCCGGGTCGATCGTGGAGAAGTTGCTCGGGTTTGCGAAGGCGCTTGTGGGATTTTTCCCCGGCGGGCTGGGGATGGCCGGCATCCTTGCCTGCGCGTTGTTCGGCGCCATTTCGGGCTCTACCGTAGCCACCGTGGTGGCCATCGGGGGCTTCATGATCCCGGCCCTCGTCCACGAGGGGTACGACGAGCGCTACGCCATCGGGGTCATGACGACTGCTCCGATCCTGGGCATCATCATCCCCCCCAGCGTGTCGATGATCCTGTACTCGGCCGTCACCAACGACTCCCTGGCGGCCCTGTTCATGACGGGCTACACGCCGGGCTTGCTCATCGTGGCGAGCTTCTGCTTCTACTCCTACGTGGTCGCTCGCCGGGGCGGCCTGACCATGCAGAAGCCCTATACCCTTTCCCAGTTCGTGGGCGCGATCCGGGAAAGCATCTGGGCCATCCTGCTCCCCCTGATCATCTTTCTCGGCATCTACTCCGGGGCCTTCACGGCGAACGAAGCGGCAGTGGTGGCGTGCGTGTACGCCTTCATCGTGGAGATCTTCATCCACCGGGACATGACGCTGGGGGAAGCGAAGAAGATCATCGTCTCCTCGGCGGTGACTTCGGCCACCCTGCTCATTATCGTCGCGGGGTCGAGCGTGTTTGGAAAGTTCCTCACGGTGGAGCGGCTGCCCGAGTTCATCGCCAACGCGGTCACGTCGAACATCGCGAGCCAGTGGGTCTTCCTCCTGGTGGTGAACCTGTTCCTCCTGGGGGTCGGGATGTTCATGGACATCGTCTCAGCCACCATCATCATCACGCCGATCCTTCTCCCGCTCCTCCACAAGTTCGAGATCAACTCGCTGCACTTCGGCATCCTGATGACCATGAACCTGGGCATCGGGTACGTGACGCCTCCGGTTGGGGTGAGCCTCTACATCGCCTCGACGATCTCCCGCCGGGACCTGGTCTTCGTCCTGCGGTCGGTCATGCCGTTCATCTTGATCCAGCTCGGGATTCTCGCCCTGCTCACCTACTGGCCCGACTTCACGCTGTGGCTTCCCAAGATCTTCTACCCTGCCGCCGTGGAAGCGGGCGCCGGCGTCGGGCTGGATCCGAGCGGCGGGCTGTAG
- a CDS encoding universal stress protein, protein MPLRALVCTDGSPHSRDTARVAIRLAEPLGLKVQIAYALDLQRLEYKMIPDFQVEMIRQGAKRSGEEILKKEKEAYRREGVDAEPRLLVGAPGPIICDVAARERVNLVILGRRGHGDLQDILFGSVSNHVVHHCPVPVLVVKKDGQLRAPDAGPVRVLVAVDGSDASRRCLDYLSSLAEARDGLEICLLNVVNPERPGLEHLPPEARYEALRTMHAEAEERLAPGAERLGSLGFRVTSRVEEGTAGRTICRVYREDAFELVMLGRRGTGELKEVLFGSVCHFVLHHCPGHTLIVP, encoded by the coding sequence ATGCCCCTTCGTGCCCTCGTCTGCACCGACGGTTCCCCCCACAGCCGGGACACGGCCAGGGTCGCCATTCGACTGGCGGAGCCCTTGGGGCTGAAGGTGCAGATCGCCTATGCCCTCGATCTGCAACGGCTGGAGTACAAGATGATCCCCGACTTCCAGGTGGAGATGATCCGCCAGGGAGCCAAGCGGTCCGGGGAGGAGATCCTCAAGAAGGAGAAGGAGGCCTACCGGCGGGAAGGGGTGGACGCAGAGCCCCGGCTCCTCGTGGGTGCGCCCGGCCCGATCATCTGCGACGTCGCGGCAAGGGAGCGGGTGAACCTGGTCATCCTCGGAAGAAGGGGCCACGGGGACCTGCAAGACATTCTCTTCGGCTCGGTCTCCAACCACGTGGTGCACCATTGTCCGGTCCCGGTTCTTGTGGTGAAGAAGGATGGCCAGCTGCGTGCCCCGGACGCAGGGCCGGTGCGGGTGCTGGTGGCAGTCGACGGCTCCGACGCGAGCCGCCGGTGCCTGGACTATCTGTCCTCCCTGGCCGAGGCGCGGGACGGCCTGGAGATCTGCCTGCTCAACGTGGTCAACCCGGAGCGGCCGGGGCTTGAGCACCTGCCCCCGGAGGCGCGCTACGAAGCGCTGCGCACCATGCACGCGGAGGCGGAAGAGAGGCTGGCCCCGGGGGCCGAGAGGCTGGGCAGCCTCGGCTTTCGGGTGACGAGCCGGGTGGAGGAGGGGACCGCGGGAAGGACGATCTGCCGCGTGTACCGGGAAGACGCCTTCGAGCTCGTGATGCTGGGACGCAGGGGCACGGGGGAGCTCAAGGAGGTGTTGTTCGGCAGCGTGTGCCATTTCGTGCTCCACCACTGCCCCGGTCACACCCTGATCGTCCCGTGA
- a CDS encoding TRAP transporter substrate-binding protein: protein MKRWKTMVSLAAVLVVAGLVGAAGAQERKDPREAWKPAFDPSGAKYVMKVSNVSTPALDGVMAGFRIRDALWEKTNGQLYFDYYPLSMLGGEVEVINQLSMGAIQGMLCSSVVAPRIGPRYGIVNLPYLIDTPEKLDKFIADKEIYDHFLKSGEANGITALDITAYGTYGWAVTKPVKTIADAKPLKFRIAEADVNQSIYKAWGLNIVPMPWPEVQVALKNRVIDAIDHTGTVSSLTKKFEVADHFVEVNYAQGLFIHLVNKRWLDSLPADLRQALIDVVREESAKSRANSVVQEQTELKKVRDAGITFVKLPPEDMALLKKQGEVVFKEWEGRIGADYLNKVKTLLAYDK, encoded by the coding sequence ATGAAACGGTGGAAGACCATGGTGTCCCTGGCGGCGGTTCTCGTGGTAGCAGGTCTGGTGGGCGCGGCGGGGGCCCAGGAGCGAAAGGACCCGCGGGAGGCATGGAAGCCCGCCTTCGACCCCTCGGGCGCGAAGTACGTGATGAAGGTTTCCAACGTCTCCACGCCGGCCCTGGACGGCGTCATGGCGGGGTTCCGCATCCGCGATGCCCTCTGGGAGAAGACCAACGGCCAGCTCTACTTCGACTACTACCCCCTCTCCATGCTCGGGGGTGAGGTCGAGGTGATCAACCAGCTTTCCATGGGCGCCATCCAGGGGATGCTGTGCTCCTCGGTGGTGGCCCCCAGGATCGGGCCCCGCTACGGGATCGTGAACCTCCCGTACCTCATCGACACGCCAGAGAAGCTCGACAAGTTCATCGCCGACAAGGAGATCTACGACCACTTCCTGAAGTCGGGCGAGGCCAACGGCATCACGGCACTGGACATCACCGCCTACGGAACCTACGGGTGGGCCGTCACGAAGCCGGTCAAGACCATTGCCGACGCCAAGCCCCTCAAGTTCCGCATCGCGGAGGCCGACGTCAACCAGAGCATCTACAAGGCCTGGGGCCTCAACATCGTCCCCATGCCCTGGCCCGAGGTGCAGGTCGCCCTCAAGAACCGCGTCATCGACGCCATCGACCACACGGGCACGGTCTCGAGTCTCACAAAGAAGTTCGAGGTCGCGGATCACTTCGTGGAGGTCAACTACGCCCAGGGGCTGTTCATCCACCTGGTGAACAAGCGGTGGCTCGACAGTCTCCCCGCCGATCTCCGGCAGGCGCTCATCGACGTCGTCCGGGAGGAGTCGGCCAAGTCCCGTGCCAACTCGGTGGTACAGGAGCAGACCGAGCTCAAAAAGGTTCGCGACGCCGGCATCACCTTCGTGAAGCTGCCGCCTGAGGACATGGCGCTCCTCAAGAAGCAGGGCGAGGTCGTGTTCAAGGAGTGGGAAGGCCGCATCGGCGCCGACTACCTGAACAAGGTGAAGACCCTGCTCGCATACGACAAGTAG
- the iorA gene encoding indolepyruvate ferredoxin oxidoreductase subunit alpha, producing MKEVLLGNEAIARGAWEAGVTFAAAYPGTPSTEILQNIKADYSKDIYCQWSPNEKTALEVAVGAAIAGARSLACMKHVGVNVAADPLFTAVYTGIRGGLVLVSADDPYLHSSQNEQDNRNYAKFSKIPMLEPSDSQEAKDFLKAAFEISEQFDTPVLFRTTTRINHSKGVVEVGSREERPKPTDLPRDVKKYTMLPGFARPKHPVIEEKLAKLKEYGVTSPLNRVEMGDTSLGIITSGISYAYAKEAVPGASFLKLGLTYPLPEALIRDFAQHVDRVVVVEELDPFLEEQVRLLGVEVSHGKDLFPIVGELEPGVVLEKLAGVKTAVPAAAAGLPTRPPVMCPGCSHRGVFHVLKKLKVFVSGDIGCYTLGALPPFNAMHACLCMGGSITMAHGISKVMAGSTDPLNRTVAVIGDSTFFHSGITGLIDMIWNGGNSVVMIQDNRITAMTGGQQTPGTGQTLMGAEAPQIDIEKLVLTLGVKPANVRVVNAYDLKQVETVLKEELSKPEPSVVITKDPCVLNYRIKDRPMKVDPEACTACKQCLQVSCIALSMQGQGDERKASIDPNFCTGCTVCSQVCKFDAIQQA from the coding sequence ATGAAGGAAGTACTGCTGGGCAATGAAGCCATCGCCAGGGGCGCTTGGGAGGCCGGGGTGACGTTTGCCGCCGCCTACCCGGGCACGCCCTCCACCGAGATTCTCCAGAACATCAAGGCGGACTACAGCAAGGACATCTACTGCCAGTGGTCCCCCAACGAGAAGACCGCCCTCGAGGTCGCGGTGGGCGCGGCCATCGCGGGGGCCCGGTCCCTGGCCTGCATGAAGCACGTGGGCGTGAACGTGGCCGCAGACCCGCTCTTTACCGCGGTGTACACGGGCATCCGGGGCGGGCTGGTGCTGGTGAGCGCCGACGATCCGTATCTCCACTCGAGCCAGAACGAGCAGGACAACCGCAACTACGCCAAGTTCTCGAAGATCCCCATGCTCGAGCCCTCCGACTCCCAGGAGGCGAAGGACTTCCTCAAGGCAGCCTTCGAGATCTCGGAGCAGTTCGACACGCCGGTGCTCTTCCGGACGACCACCCGGATCAACCACTCCAAGGGAGTCGTGGAGGTTGGGAGCCGGGAGGAGCGGCCCAAGCCGACGGATCTTCCCCGCGACGTGAAGAAGTACACCATGCTTCCCGGGTTTGCGCGTCCCAAGCACCCCGTCATCGAGGAGAAGCTCGCGAAGCTCAAGGAGTACGGGGTCACGAGTCCGCTCAACCGGGTGGAGATGGGCGATACCTCGCTTGGGATCATCACCTCCGGCATCTCCTACGCCTATGCCAAGGAAGCCGTGCCGGGCGCGAGCTTCCTCAAGCTTGGCCTGACCTATCCGCTCCCCGAGGCGCTGATTCGGGATTTCGCGCAGCACGTGGACCGGGTGGTGGTCGTGGAGGAGCTCGACCCCTTCCTGGAGGAACAGGTGCGCCTGCTGGGCGTCGAGGTCTCCCACGGCAAGGACCTCTTCCCCATCGTGGGGGAGCTGGAGCCCGGCGTGGTCCTGGAGAAGCTCGCAGGCGTCAAGACCGCGGTGCCCGCGGCAGCCGCGGGGCTCCCCACCAGGCCCCCCGTCATGTGCCCGGGCTGCTCCCACCGGGGCGTCTTCCACGTGCTGAAGAAGCTCAAGGTCTTCGTCTCGGGTGACATCGGGTGCTACACCCTGGGGGCGCTGCCGCCCTTCAACGCCATGCACGCCTGCCTGTGCATGGGCGGGTCCATCACCATGGCCCACGGCATCTCCAAGGTGATGGCCGGCTCCACCGACCCCCTCAACCGCACCGTGGCCGTGATCGGCGACTCCACCTTCTTCCACTCCGGCATCACGGGCCTCATCGACATGATCTGGAACGGGGGCAACTCGGTGGTGATGATCCAGGACAACCGGATCACCGCCATGACCGGCGGCCAGCAGACGCCGGGCACGGGGCAGACCCTGATGGGGGCAGAAGCGCCCCAGATCGACATCGAGAAGCTGGTGCTCACCCTGGGTGTGAAGCCCGCCAACGTGCGGGTGGTGAACGCCTACGACCTCAAGCAGGTGGAGACCGTGCTCAAGGAGGAGCTCTCCAAGCCCGAGCCCTCGGTGGTCATCACCAAGGACCCCTGCGTGCTCAACTATCGGATCAAGGACCGCCCGATGAAAGTGGATCCGGAAGCGTGCACCGCCTGCAAGCAGTGCCTCCAGGTGAGCTGTATCGCGCTCTCGATGCAGGGGCAGGGCGACGAGCGCAAGGCATCCATCGACCCGAACTTCTGTACGGGCTGCACCGTGTGTTCTCAGGTCTGTAAGTTCGACGCCATCCAGCAGGCATAG
- a CDS encoding indolepyruvate oxidoreductase subunit beta: MNTINFLLCGVGGQGVLLASTILAKAALRQGLDVKGGEVHGMAQRGGAVVSHMRIGEKVYSPLVPMGQCDFLVGFEPLEAARNAHWVRPSGLLLYNTYRVNPSTVAAGLAEYPEDLEQQLAQFPCRKRMIPASDLAQKAGDIRAANAVMAGALSRHLEFPLEVWERAVAESVPPKVLEINREAFRLGREAGA, encoded by the coding sequence ATGAATACGATCAATTTCTTGCTCTGCGGGGTGGGGGGGCAGGGCGTGCTGTTGGCGAGCACGATCCTGGCCAAGGCTGCGCTGCGGCAGGGGCTCGACGTGAAGGGCGGAGAGGTGCACGGCATGGCCCAACGGGGCGGCGCGGTGGTCTCCCACATGCGCATCGGGGAGAAGGTGTACTCACCCCTGGTACCCATGGGCCAGTGCGACTTCCTGGTGGGCTTCGAGCCCCTGGAGGCGGCCCGCAACGCCCACTGGGTGCGCCCCTCGGGCCTGCTCCTCTACAATACCTACCGGGTCAATCCGTCCACCGTGGCCGCGGGCCTCGCGGAGTATCCGGAGGACCTGGAGCAGCAGCTCGCGCAGTTTCCTTGCCGCAAGCGCATGATCCCAGCCAGCGACCTGGCCCAGAAGGCGGGGGACATCCGTGCGGCCAACGCCGTCATGGCGGGTGCTCTCTCCCGGCATCTGGAATTTCCCCTGGAGGTCTGGGAGCGGGCGGTAGCCGAGAGCGTGCCCCCCAAGGTCCTCGAGATCAACCGCGAAGCGTTTCGGCTGGGGCGGGAAGCGGGGGCCTGA